In Streptomyces sp. P9-A4, the genomic window CACGTGCACCGCACGTCACAGAAGGCCACGAGCGCTGAGCTGAACAGAGGAGTCCCCCGGTGAGCCAGCAGCCGGAGATGCAGCCGCCGGGGCCCCCCGGGGGAGACGTCCACCGCGACCTGACCGGTACGCCGTTCCCCCTGGGCGACTGGGGTGAGCCGGCCGAGCGGCTCGACGAGCTGTACCGCTGGGTGGAGGCCAACGCCCTGCGGACCGTCGAGTGGTATCTCTCCGACCGGGTCTGGAAGCGCCGCGCCGCCCGTCTGCTGCGGATCGGCACGGCCGTCGGGGTGACCGCGGGCGCCGCGCTGCCGCTGCTCGATCTGACGGGGGTCGTGGAGGGCGCCGCGGGCTGGGGCTATGTGTCGCTGCTGCTCGGCGCCGCGTGCATCGCCTGCGACCGGTACTTCGGGGTGACGGCCGGCTGGATGAGGGACGTGGCGACGGCGCAGGCCATGCAGCGGCGGCTCCAGGCCCTCCAGTTCGACTGGGCCTCGGAGAGCGTCCGGGAGGTGCTCGGCCCCACCGAGGGCACCGCGAGCGAGGCGGCCGACCGCTGTCTCGGCGTGCTGCGCCGCTTCTCGGAGGACGTGACGGAGCTGGTACGGGCGGAGACCGCGGACTGGATGGTCGAGTTCCGCTCGGGCCCGGCGCCGCTCGCGCTCCAGTCGTTCGGCGTGCTGCCCGCCCGCCCCGAGAGCGCCCACCCGGCGGGCCGCTTCCCCCTGCCACCGGGCACCCGCCCGAACATGCCGCGCCAGCGGCCCCCGGAGACCCGCTGAGCCGGGCCTGCCGAGCGGCCGGGCTCCCGGAGACCCGCTGACGCGCGTCTCCGGGAGGAAGCGGCTCAGCTCAGGATGATCATCGAGCCCTGGGCCAGGCTCCGGGTCGCCGCCGCGTGCAGCCCCAGCCACACGTGCCGCTCCCGCGCGAAGGGGTGCCCGTCGTACGGAGGGGCCTCGGCCGGCTCCTCCAGGGAGGTCGGCCGCTCCGGGGCCGCCGGGGCCGCCGGCGGGTTCCTCGGGTCGATGCCGATCGCGGGCGCCACGAACTCCAGCTCCCGCAGCAGCCCGTACGAGGAGCCGAGCGGCCCGCCGCCTTCGAGCAGCTCGTCGCTGGCGAGCGGCACCGGGAACTCGACCGGCACGTACGCGCCGGCGTGGTCGTAGTGCCAGACCAGGTGCGACTGCTGGGCCGTCGCCTCGAACATCTCCAACAGCTGCTCGTAGTCCCCGCCCAGCTCGCCGACCGGCTCGACCGGCAGCCCGCACACCTGGAGCAGGTAGGCGCGCCGCAGGAAGTGCAGGGCCTCGTAGTCGAAGCCCGCGATGGGGGCGACGTCGCCGGAGAGTCCCGGCATGTACGCGTAGACGGGCACGGTCGGCAGACCGGACGCGGTCAGCACGGCGTCGTAGGCGGCTATCTCTTCGGCGAAGGGGTTGTCGGGGCTGTGGCACAACACGTCGACGAGGGGGACCAGCCACAGGTCACAGGCCAAGGGAGGCTCGCTCTCCGTCAGTTGCAGGGACGGCCAGGGTAGTCGGCCGGGCCGACCACGCCCACCCGCCTGAGCACCTGCCCCCCAAGGCCCCGGCTCAACCCGATGGGGCCTCAGCGGGTCCGGGCCTCCAGCCGGTCCGCCCACTCCATCGAGTGCGCGTTGTATTCCCGGACGACCTCGGCGGCGGCTCCGGCGTCGCCGCGGGTGATCGCGTCGACGAGGTCGACGTGGCCGCCCCACAGCCAGCCGAGGAGGTCGCGCTCGGAGCGCAGATGGGGCACGGAGAAGACCCAGGCCTGGACGCGGAGCCGGTGCAGGAAGTCGGCGATGTAGTCGTTGGAGGCGACCAGTCTGGCCAGTTCGCGCCAGTAGCGGATGTCGTAGCCGATGAGGATGTCGAGGTCCCCGGCGCGGGCGGCGCGGGAGGCGGCCTCGCCCCTGCGGCGTATGGAGACGAGCGCGACCCCGATGCCGAGGTCGGGTTCCGGGACGGCGGTCGCGGTGGTCGCGGTCGCCGGGCTCACGGGCGCGTGGCGCCGGAAGATGCCGTCGACGACGAGGATCCGGGCCTCGACGATCCGCCGGTAGTCGTCGACCGAGTACTCGTGGACGCGGAAGCCGCGGTGCTGGTCGGAGTCGAGGAGGCCCTGCGCGCAGAGGTCGACGAGGGCTTCCCTGACGGGCGTCGCGGACACGCCGTACTGGTCGGCGATCTGCTTGACGGTGAACTCCTGGCCCGCTTTGAGACGGCCCGCGAGCACTTCGTCACGGAGCGCGTCCGCGATCTGCTGTCGCAAGGTGTTGCGTGTGACAGCTCCGCTCGCGGGCATGTGGTCGGTCCCCTCCGTCCGGTTCCGGACACCCTAGTCCAGACGGAGGGAACCTCCCGGGAAGAGCGGTTACGCGGTGTGCTCGTCGGCCACCGAGAGGGCCGCGTCCAGGGCCGCGAGGCCTTCCTTGGCCTCCGCCTCGGAGACGTTGCAGGCGGGAACGGCGTGGGTGCGGTTCATGTTCACGAAGGGCCACAGGCCGTTCTTCTTCGCCGCGGCGCCGAAGGCGGCCATCGGCGCGTTGGCCTCGCCGGCGGCGTTGTACGGGACCAGCGGCTCGCGGGTCTCGCGGTTCTTGACCAGGTCGAGCGCCCAGAACACGCCCATGCCGCGGACCTCGCCGACGGAGGGGTGACGCTCGGCCAGCTCGCGCAGGCCGGGGCCGAGGACGGTCTCACCGATGTGCGCGGCGTTCTCGACGACCTTCTCGTCCTCCATCACGTGGATGGTGGCGACGGCGGCGGCGCAGGCCAGCGGGTGACCGGAGTAGGTCAGACCGCCCGGGTAGGCGCGCTTCTCGAAGGTGGCCGCGATCTTCTCGCTGATCGCGACGCCGCCGAGGGGCACGTAACCGGAGTTCACGCCCTTGGCGAAGGTCATCAGGTCGGGGACGACGTCGAAGTGCTCGGCGGCGAACCACTTGCCGGTGCGGCCGAAGCCCGCCATGACCTCGTCGAGGATGAAGACGATGCCGTACTTGTCGCAGATCTCGCGGACGCCGGTGAGGTAGCCGGGCGGCGGGGTCATGATGCCGGCGGTGCCGGGCACGGTCTCCAGGATGATCGCGGCGATGGTCGCCGGACCCTCGAAGGCGATCGTGTCCTCCAGGTGCTGGAGGGCACGCGCGCTCTCCTCCGCCTCGGTGGTGGCGTAGAAGGGCGAGCGGTAGAGGAACGGCGCCCAGAAGCGCACGACGCCGGCGGAGCCGTTGTCGGAGGGCCAGCGGCGCGGGTCACCGGTCAGGTTGATCGCGGTGGAGGTGGCGCCGTGGTACGAGCGGTAGGCGGACATCACCTTGGTACGGCCGGTGTGCAGCCGGGCCATGCGGACGGCGTTCTCGACGGCCTCGGCGCCGCCGTTGGTGAAGAAGATCTTGTCCAGGTCGCCCGGGGTGCGCTCGGCGATGAGGCGTGCGGCCTCGGAGCGGACGTCGATGGCGAAGGCGGGAGCGAAGGTGCTCAGCTTCCCGGCCTGCTCCTGGATGGCGGCGACCACCTTGGGGTGCTGGTAGCCGATGTTCGTGTAGACGAGACCGCTGGTGAAGTCCAGGTAGCGGTTTCCGTCGTAGTCCCAGAAGTACGAACCCTCGGCGCCGGCGACGGCGAGCGGGTCGATCAGGCCCTGAGCGGACCAGGAGTGGAAGACGTGCGCGCGGTCGGCGGCCTTGACGGCGGCCCCGGCCTGGGGATCGGGTTCGATGACATGAGGGGTCATGTCGTCGAGGGTAAGGAACCGCAGGTGGGGCGGGCTATGACCATCTTGTCCACCGAGATGCGGGCGGACCCGACACGTTGCCGGTCCGGGCGGGTTCCTCCCGTCCCGGACTCAGAGGGGAAGGTCGTCGGGAAGCACCCGGAACGCCTTGTGCCAGCCGAGCGGCCGCACGGCCCGGAAGTCGCGCCGGTCGAGGGTGAGGACCGCGTCGGTGTCGTACTCGGCGGCCAGAGCCACGTTGACGGCGTCGGCCAGGTCGAGGTCGAGGGCGCTGTGGCGGAGCCGGACCATCTGGGCGGCGCCCAGCCGGTCCTCGGTGATCTCCGGCATGGAGATCCGCCCCCGGCGCATCCAGTGCCTGATGTCGTCCACCGCGCTGAGCGCGGCCTCGCGGCCGAGCTCACGCGTGGCCACACGGTCGAGTTCGGCCAGCAGGAGCGGGGACATGACGAGCAGCCCGGCGGCCTGGATCGCCTCGTCGGCGGCCTCGTGCTCGGGGTGCGTGGAATCGAGGGCGGCCAGTAGCCCCGAGGTGTCGACCACGACGACGATCACGCAGCGGTACCCGTTTCCGTCTCGCGGCGGGCGGCGTCGGCCACGACATCGCGGACCTCGGTCTTGGCCAAGGTCCGGCCGCCCCCCTCGAACGTCCGCGAGAACAGCGGCTCGTCCCAGACCCGGTTGGCCATGGCGGCAAGGTGGATCCCCTGCCGGATGATCTCGGCCTCGCTGACACCGCGCCGCTGGGCGGCACCGGTACGTAGCTCACGTGGGCGGGGCCCGCGTTGAGCCGCGTCACCCCGCGCGGCCACGACTTCCGCGCCGTCGACCCCGGCGGCACCAGGAAGTAGACCCCGCGCCGTCCGTTCGCCTCGATCACCACCGGCCCCGGGTCGCCCCCCGTGAGTCCCTCCATCCAGTCGGCAAGCCGCCGCCCGTCCTCACCGTCGACGCGCACCGCGTCGAATTGCACCCCGGCCTTACGGAGCTGGAATCAGGAAACAGGAATCCAGTCCACGTTCACTTCCCGATTCTCTTCATTCACGGGGACATGTTCCCGCGTCGGCGCTAGCGTTTTCCACGACTGCCGAGGGTGCGTCGGCAACCCCTTGACCAGCACCAACGCACCTCATACGCAGTCGAATTCGGCGGGGAGCAGTTGAGACCGATTGAGATCGGTTGAGTCCGAATGGGGAGCGCAATGGCGCAAGTGGAAAACAAGGAACCGATCGGTCCTGGAGCTCGGATGGCGGCGGCCGTGGCGAAGAGACTGCGCATGAAGAAGGGCCGGACACAGGAACAGCTGGGCGCGGAGATGGGCTTCACGGGCGCGGCGATCAGCGCGATGGAACGGCTGATCCACCCGGTCAGCGACGACATGCTGGTCCAGCTCGAACGCGTCCTCGGCGGCGGCAACTGCGTGGAGGTAGCCACCGCCGTCCACCTCCGGGACTCGAAGGTGCAGGACGGCCCCACGTTCACCGTGGGGCCCTCCTCCTGGTCCGCCTTCGTCGCGTGGCAGAACTGAACCGCTAGCAGTACAGGTTCGCCCCCGCGGGCACACCCAGGATCTGGGTGAACTGCTGGTACTTGGTGACCCGGCTCTGGACCTGGGCCGGGTTGCCGCCGTTGCACTCCAGGCTGCCGTTGATCGCCCAGATGGTCTGGCCGAAGCCAGCGCCGTTGACCATGGCGTTGTGGCCGGTCATGGTGCCGGGGCCGTTCTGGGTGTTCCAGTACCAGAGGCCCGTCTGCATCGCGACGGCCGGATCCTGCTCGACGCGCCAGGGGTTGTTCAGCAGGTCGATGCCGAGGGCGTCACCCGCGGCCTGGTAGTTGAAGTTCCAGGAGAGCTGGATCGGGCCTCGTCCGTAGTAGGCGGCCTGGCCGGCGGGGCAGCCGTAGGGCTGGCTCGTGTCGCAGTAGTGCGGGTAGTTGGCCGTGTTCTGCTCGACGATGTAGTAGAGCCCGCCGGTCTCGTGGGAGACGTTCGCGAGGAAGGCCGCGGCCTCCTGCTTCTTCACCGTGTCGCTGCCGGTGGTGGCGAAGCCGGGGTACGACTTGAGGGCGGCGGTGAGTCCCGCGTACATGTAGAAGGGGTTCCTGCTCGGGAACATCTGGTCGAACTGGGCCTGGGAGACGACGAATCCGGAGGGGTCCGGGTCCGTGCCGCCACCCGTGCCGCAGGTGCCCTCGTCGCGCCAGACGTCGGAGGCGCCGGGGCGCTCGTTCTGGGTCCACCACTTCGCGTACCAGTTGTGGCCGTTGTGCGAGGCGGTCATGCCGCCGGTGTAGACGCTGCCGGAGTTCCAGGCGCCGACGCAGGCGGGGGCGGCGCCCGCCGAGGCGATGGGGAGGAGTACGGCGAGTCCGACGGCCGTACAGAGCGCGGCCATCAGGGTGAGCAGCTTGCGCAACATGCGTGCTTCCTTCCGGGTGGGGACCGGGTGGGGGAGCACACAGCGAAGCGTGATTGGTCTGAACCTGTCAAGGTCTAGACCAGGAGTTGTGACAGGTGGGGTTCCGGTTCATCGAAAACAGCGAGAAGGCCCGGATCCGGCGGTGAAGCCGGATCCGGGCCCTTCGTCGTCTCGTCCTCCTGGACTCGTCGTCCGGGCTCGTCGTCCCGGGCTCAGATCATCAGGATGATGCGGCCGGGCCGGTGACCCGCCTCCGCCCTCCGGTGGGCCTCCGCGACCTCCTCCAGGGGCATCACGTCGGACACCCGGGTGATCAGCTCCCGGTCCGCCACCTTCCGCAGGGTCTCGGTCAGCCGGGCGGCGTCCGGCCTGGCCCGTACCGCCTCGACGCGGATGCCGCGCCCCGCGGCCGGGACCCGGTCGGGGGCGAGCGCGGCGAACGCGCCGCCGTCCTTCAGGACGGGCAGCAGCGCGTCTCCGACGAGCCCCCCGTCGAAGACCCCGTCCACCCCGTCCGGTTCTCCCGCGAGCACCTTGGCGACCACGTCCTCCGGGGCGCCGCGCGGGACGACGTGGTCCGCGCCGAGGATCCTCAGTTCGCTCTCGTCGCCCTCGTGGGCGACGGCCACCACCCGCAGCCCGGCCGCGTGCGCCAGCTGGACCGCGATCCGGCCCACCACCGCGCTCGCACCCGTCACGAGCAGCGTCGCGCCCGGCCGCAGCGCGAGCCGTTCGAGGCCCTGCTCGACGGTTGCCGAGGCCAGCGGCAAGGACGCGGCCACGGTGAACTCCACGTCGTCGGGGACCGGGGCCAGCCACTCGGGATCGGCCCAGATGATCTCCGCGTAGGTGCCGTCGCCGGTCAGCGACTCGAACCACGGCACGAGCCCGGCCACCCGGGTCCCCGGCGGCATCCCGGGGGCGTGGTCGAGCAGCTTGCCCGCGAAGTCCGTCCCCAGGACGAACGGGGGCCTGAGCGAGCCGACCATGTCGGCGTACTTCCCCGCGCGGATCCGCAGATCCGCCTGGTTCACTCCGGCCGCCTTCAGGCGCACCCGTACCTTCCCCGGTACGGCCCCGGCCTCCGGCTCCGGCCGGCGGGTCATTCTGAGGACCTCGGGTCCGCCGTAGGCGGTCACTTCGACGACACGCATGGGGTACTCCTCAGACGGAAGGCCCCCTCGTGGCCATTACACCCACGCTCCACACACCCGGGCAACCCCTGCCCGGCCACCCGGGGGCACCCCGGGGCCTGTCTGAACGAACGGAGAAGTCCAGGTGACCGCCCGCTACGCGGCCACCGCCCCCGGACGGGCGTCCGTACCGTCCCGGCCATGGAGTGGATTACCGCTGAGAACGTCATCGCCCTGGGGACGACACTCCTCGGCGTCCTGGTCTCGGTCGGCGTCGTCTGGCTCGACCGGTTCTCGCCCCAGCGCAAGCGGCTCGGCTACCGCGTGCAGCTCAACACCCCGCTCCACCGGGAGGAGAACCAGGACCGCGAGGTCATGACCGTGCGCGAGGGCGAGGTGGTGGGCATGGCCCCGCCCGCCAACGGCTCCACGCTCGTCCTCCTCCGCATCGAGAACGACCGGGACCTCGACATCAGCTCCGACGACTACGGGGCCTCCACCGAGCCCCACGGGCTGCGGATCACCTTCGGTGACCGGACCGTGCAGGGCGTCGTCGCCACCGTCCCGGCCGGCTGGGTCTCGGTCCGGGACGACCTGGAGCGCGCCCCCAAGCTGGGCCGCAGCGGCAGCGCCGTCCTCGTCCCCAAGGTGGCGCTCGACCGCGGGCAGTACTTCAAGCTGCTCGTCCAGCTCTCCGGCGGGGTGGCCGACCGGGACGTCAAGGTCGACGGCAGCCTCCAGGGCGGTGCCATCCGGCGCAACAGGAGCACCACCCCCGACGAGAAGGCCGCCAGATTCAGCCCCACCTCGCGGGCCGTCACCGTCGTCCTCACCCTCTGTGTGATCGCGCTCGCCGCGATCATCGTCCGCGAGCGGACCCCGCCACCGATCGGCTGCGCCACCGGCACCCTCACCGTCACCGGCTCCACCGCCTTCGCCCCCGTCGTACGCGAGGTGAAGAAGCAGTACGAGAAGGACTGCGCGGGGGCGACGATCATCCTCGACCCGCACGGCTCGACCTCCGGGATCCGGGCGCTGGCCGACGCCGCCGCCGGCGCAGAGCAGGGCAAGGGCTCCCCCGCCGTCATCGCCCTCTCCGACGGCCGCAAGCCGGGCGGCTTCCCCCAGCTGCGGGAGAGCACGGTCGCCGTCTCCCTCTTCACCCTCGTCCTCAACGACGACATCCCCGTCGACAACCTCACCCTGGACCAGATCCGCCGCGTCTACCAGGGCGAGATCACCAACTGGAGCCAGCTGGTCCCCGGCGTCGACCGGCCCGTCCTGCTCATCAGCCGCGACGCCAACTCCGGTACCCGCGAGGTCTTCCAGCGCCGGGTCCTCGAACGCAACGAACCCGCCAACTCCTCCCTGGACTGCGTGAACGTCGACGACACCGAGTCCAAGGTGATCCGCTGCGAACTCGATTCCACGGACCGGGTCCTGACCACCGTCGCCAAGCTCCCCGGAGCCATCGGCTACGCCGACCTCCGCTCCGTCGGCGGACACCCGGGCCTGCACAAGGTGGCCATCGACGGCCGCGAACCCGTCCTGGAGGAGATGAGCGGACCGGGCTACCCGTACCGGGAGATCGAGTACGCCTACACCTGGGGCGTACCCCCCGCCGACTCGCTGACCTCAAGCTTCCTCGGCTATCTGACCCGGGGCCGCGGCCAGGACGTGATCGGCACCCAGGGCCACCTGCCCTGCGCCACTCCGAAGGGGCTGAAGATCTGCGGGGACGGCTGACGTGCCGTCTGGCATGCTCTGACGACGTGGAGCCATTGACCGCGGAAGACCCCGCCACCATCGGCCCGTTCCGTCTGCTCGGCCGTCTCGGAGTCGGAGGGATGGGCCGGGTGTTCCTGGCACGCTCGGCCGGCGGACGGACGGTCGCGGTGAAGGTGGTGCACGGCGAACTCGCCGCCCAGGACGAGTTCCGGCGCCGGTTCGCCCGCGAGGTCGCCGCCCTGGAACGGGTCGGCGGCGCGGGCACCGCGCCCGTGCTCGGCTCCGACACGGGGGCGGGGTCTCCCTGGGTGGCGATCGGCTACGTCCCCGGGCCCTCGCTGCGGACCGTCGTCGGCGACGAGTCCGGGCCGCTGCCACCCGTGACGGTGAAGGCACTGGCCGGCGGTCTGGCGCGCGCCCTCGAACATATCCACGCCGCCGGACTCGTCCACCGCGACCTGAAACCGTCCAACGTGCTGCTCACCGTCGACGGGCCCCGGATCATCGACTTCGGTATCGCCCGCGCCGTCGACACGGTCGCCGACGGCGGCAACCTGACCACCACCGGGGCGGTCGTCGGCTCCCCCGGCTTCATGTCGCCCGAGCAGGTCAGGGGCGAGCACATCGCGCCCGCCTCGGACATCTTCTGCCTGGGGTCCGTCCTCGTGTACGCGGCGACCGGGCGCGCGCCGTTCGGTACGGCGGACAGCGGCGTCCACGCCACCATGTTCCGGATCGCCCACGACGAGCCCGATCTGACGGACCTGGCGCCCGAACTCTCCGGGCTGATCCGGGCCTGTCTCGCCAAGGACCCGGCCGGGCGGCCGTCGGCCGCCGAGATCGCGGAGACGCTGTCGGTCCCGGAACCGTGGCTCCCGGCGGACGTACTGGCACGGCTGGGACGGCACGCGGCGCGGCTGCTGGAGGCGGAGACGCGGGCGGAGGAGGAGGGTCCGGTCTCCTCCGGTGCCTCCAGTGCTGCTGTCTCCGGTGCCTCCGCCGCCTCCGGCGTCACTGGTGTCACTGGTGTCACCGGTGCCTCGGGCGCCCCCGGTGGATCCGTCGTCGCCGCCCCCGATGAGGCCACCCCGCGCACTCCCCTGCCCTCCGGCTCCTCCACCGCCCCCCAGGCCCCCGCCCGGCACCCGTGCCGCCGCGCCGGGCCGGTCGCCGGGCTCACGGCGCTCGTCGTGGCCGCCGCGGCCGGTCTCACGTACACCTTCTGGCCCGACCCCGGCATCGGAGACGACCAGAAGAACCGGGCCGGCGGCACCGGCAACGGCTCCGCCCGGCCCGCCGGGATCGTCCCCGCCGCCTTCCTCGGCGCCTGGGAGGGCATCGTCCAGGGCTCGCCCGAGTCCCCCCGCGAGACCGCCCGGATCGAGATCACCCAGGGCGCCGCGGGCTCCAAGAGCGCCGTCTACGTCCAGGTCACCGAGAACCGGATGTGCATGGGCCGCTCGCGGCTCGTCTCGGCCGACGAGGACAAGGTGGTCTACGGCGAGTCCGACGTGACCACCAGCGTGCCCGCCGAGCGCTGCACGCCCGCCGCCCACCAGACCCTCACCCTGCGCTCCCCCGATGTCCTCGAATGGGCCTCGGGCGCCGCGAAGACCACGTACCGCAAGGCGCCCAGCGGCCCGGCGGTCGTCCCCGCACGCTTCCTCGGCCACTGGTCCCGCATCCCCGCGCCCGAGATGTACGGCGAGAACGACGACCGCTACACCTCGGAGGTCACGATCACCCAGGGCCCGGTCGGCGCCCCCGTGATCGGCGTCATCGACGGCTACCCGCGCACCATCGACGGCGTGACCACCTCCGAGGACTGGTCCTGCGGCACCACGTCCGTCCTCGCGGGCGCCGGGAGCGTGCTGGTCGTCGGCCCCCGCACCAGGGACACCAACGCCTGGGACCGCGAGTGCCAGGAGGGCCTGTCCCGCTACCTGGTCGTCGACACGTTCAAGGGCAGGGACCGGCTGCTGGTCTACCCGATGCTCGACGGCGAACCGAACGAGTACTACCGGTCCTAGGGCCTGTCGTCACACTCCCGCCTGCCCTTCGGGCGACGACGGGAATTTGACGACAGGCCCTAGGCCGTGTCCGGCGCGCGGGCGAAGCGGTACGGCGGGCGTACCCGCGGAAACACCGAGGGCCCGTGCCCCGTCTTCACGACGGGGCACGGGCCCTCGGGCGTACGGCCTAGAGGAACGAGTTGATCTCGATCGTCTCGGTGCGGCCGGGGCCGACGCCGATCGCGGAGATCGGCGCGCCCGACATCTCCTCCAGCGCCTTCACGTACGCCTGCGCGTTCTTCGGCAGGTCCGCGAACGTCTTCGCCTTGGTGATGTCCTCGGACCAGCCCGGCAGCATTTCGTAGATCGGCTTCGCGTGGTGGAAGTCGGTCTGCGAGTAGGGCAGCTCCTCGACGCGCTTGCCGTCGATCTCGTACGCGACGCAGACCGGGATCTGCTCCCAGCCCGTCAGCACGTCGAGCTTGGTGAGGAAGAAGTCCGTCAGGCCGTTGACCCGGGTCGCGTACCGCGCGATGACCGCGTCGAACCAGCCGCAGCGACGGTCACGGCCGGTGGTGACACCGCGCTCGCCACCGATGCGGCGCAGCGCCTCGCCGTCCGCGTCGAACAGCTCCGTCGGGAACGGGCCGGCGCCGACACGGGTCGTGTACGCCTTGAGGATGCCGATGACCCGGCTGATCTTCGTCGGGCCCACGCCGGCGCCGGTGCAGGCGCCGCCCGCGGTCGGGTTCGAGGAGGTGACGAAGGGGTACGTGCCGTGGTCGACGTCGAGCAGAGTGCCCTGGCCGCCCTCGAAGAGCACGACCTTGTCGTCGTCGAGCGCCTTGTTGAGGATCAGGGTCGTGTCGGCGACGAACGGCTTGATCTGCTCCGCGTACTGGAGCATCTCCTCGACGATCTGGTCGGCCTGGATCGCGCGGCGGTTGTACAGCTTGGCGAGCAGCTGGTTCTTGCCCTCCAGCGCCGCTTCGACCTTCTGGGTGAGGATCGACTCGTCGTACAGGTCCTGGACCCGGATGCCGACGCGGTTGATCTTGTCGGCGTAGGTCGGGCCGATGCCGCGACCGGTGGTGCCGATCTTGCGCTTTCCGAGGAACCGTTCCGTCACCTTGTCGAGGGTGACGTTGTACGGGGTGATCAGGTGGGCGTTGCCGCTGATCAGGAGCTTCGACGTGTCCACGCCTCGCTCGTTCAGCCCGCTCAGCTCGGAGAGCAGGACCGCCGGGTCGACGACGACACCGTTTCCGATCACCGGGGTGCACCCCGGCGAGAGGATTCCGGAAGGGAGAAGATGCAGCGCGTACTTCTGGTCGCCGACGACGACCGTGTGGCCGGCGTTGTTGCCGCCCTGGTAGCGCACCACATAGTCAACGGATCCACCGAGGAGGTCGGTGGCCTTTCCCTTGCCCTCGTCACCCCACTGAGCACCGAGCAGCACAAGTGCGGGCACAGGCGTACACCCCTTCCGGGTGGGGCATGTCCAAGGTCAGGGGGCGTAACGCCGCCTCACCGGTGTGCCCCGGAATAGACGAAGCCCCTGGCGCAATAGCGCAAGGGGCTCTTGCACAAAGATGCTACCCGAGGAAGGACCGAGGTGTCGGATCACGACCAGCTGCTGGTCATCGTCGACCCGGTCGCCCGCCGAAGTGACGGCGAGTCCGTGCGGATCGCGAAAGATGTACTGTCCGCGGGCGCGGAGGCGAAGATCTGCCTGCCGGACGGCCCCGAGGAATTCTCCAGGGCCCTGGCCAGGCGGGGATCCCGGCGTCCCGTGGTGCTCGGCGACGACCGCGCGCTGCTGCGGGCGGTGGCGCTGCTGCACCGCGAGCGGGAGCTCGCCGGGGCGGCCCTCGCCCTCGTCCCGATCGGCGCTCCCGGCGCCCTGGAAGTCGCCCACGCGCTCGGCGTGCCGCGCTCCACGCCCGCCGCCGCGCGGGCGGTGCTCGACGGGGCGGTGCGCCGTCTGGACCTGCTGGTCGACGACAGCGACGGCGTCGTCCTCGGCGACCTCCTGGTCCCGGCCGCGCCGGTGCTCACCGCCGCCACCACCACCGTCTGGGGCACCTGCCGCTCCCTGGTCCGCACCCTGGTCCGCCCGGCCCCGACGGCCGTCGCGGTCCGCGCCCACCGGCTGCGGGTGGAGGCGGACGGGGTGCTGCTCACGGACGTCGACACCCCGGTCCAGGGCCTGACGGTCCGCTCGGCGGGCGGCACCGCCGAGGTGACGGTCCACCCGTCGGCGGCCCCGCCCCACCACACGACGGCGCACACCCTCACGGTCTCGGGCCCGGACTTCCGCTACCGGGCGGACGGGCGGCTCACGGGCCCGGTCCGCCGCAGGACGTGGACGGTCGGGGCGGGGGCGTGGGGGCTGACGCTTCCCCGGGAGATCCCGGGCCCTTAGCCTCATCCGTGGGGCACGAGTGACAGGTGTGGGGGGCTCGGGATGGCGTACGCGCTGGATCGGGAAGAGACGGCAAAGGGTCTGGAGCGGTACCGGGGGAGAGCCACCGAGAGGACGGTCACGGGGGTGGTCCTCCTCGTGGCCGCCGCCGGCGTCGGGGTGCTGCGCCCGGGCGGATGGGCGGCCTCCGCCGTGTCGCTGCTCGTCGGCCTCGGGATCGTGGCGCTGGTCTTCGGCGTCGGCGCCCGGTCCCTCGCGCCGCGGATGCGACACGCCCTCGGCACCGGAGCCTGGTCGGCGCACGCCGCCGTCCCCGTCGCCCGCACCTGGCGCGCCGCGACCGTCGTCCTGGCCGACCCGGACA contains:
- a CDS encoding substrate-binding domain-containing protein, producing MEWITAENVIALGTTLLGVLVSVGVVWLDRFSPQRKRLGYRVQLNTPLHREENQDREVMTVREGEVVGMAPPANGSTLVLLRIENDRDLDISSDDYGASTEPHGLRITFGDRTVQGVVATVPAGWVSVRDDLERAPKLGRSGSAVLVPKVALDRGQYFKLLVQLSGGVADRDVKVDGSLQGGAIRRNRSTTPDEKAARFSPTSRAVTVVLTLCVIALAAIIVRERTPPPIGCATGTLTVTGSTAFAPVVREVKKQYEKDCAGATIILDPHGSTSGIRALADAAAGAEQGKGSPAVIALSDGRKPGGFPQLRESTVAVSLFTLVLNDDIPVDNLTLDQIRRVYQGEITNWSQLVPGVDRPVLLISRDANSGTREVFQRRVLERNEPANSSLDCVNVDDTESKVIRCELDSTDRVLTTVAKLPGAIGYADLRSVGGHPGLHKVAIDGREPVLEEMSGPGYPYREIEYAYTWGVPPADSLTSSFLGYLTRGRGQDVIGTQGHLPCATPKGLKICGDG
- a CDS encoding serine/threonine-protein kinase; the encoded protein is MEPLTAEDPATIGPFRLLGRLGVGGMGRVFLARSAGGRTVAVKVVHGELAAQDEFRRRFAREVAALERVGGAGTAPVLGSDTGAGSPWVAIGYVPGPSLRTVVGDESGPLPPVTVKALAGGLARALEHIHAAGLVHRDLKPSNVLLTVDGPRIIDFGIARAVDTVADGGNLTTTGAVVGSPGFMSPEQVRGEHIAPASDIFCLGSVLVYAATGRAPFGTADSGVHATMFRIAHDEPDLTDLAPELSGLIRACLAKDPAGRPSAAEIAETLSVPEPWLPADVLARLGRHAARLLEAETRAEEEGPVSSGASSAAVSGASAASGVTGVTGVTGASGAPGGSVVAAPDEATPRTPLPSGSSTAPQAPARHPCRRAGPVAGLTALVVAAAAGLTYTFWPDPGIGDDQKNRAGGTGNGSARPAGIVPAAFLGAWEGIVQGSPESPRETARIEITQGAAGSKSAVYVQVTENRMCMGRSRLVSADEDKVVYGESDVTTSVPAERCTPAAHQTLTLRSPDVLEWASGAAKTTYRKAPSGPAVVPARFLGHWSRIPAPEMYGENDDRYTSEVTITQGPVGAPVIGVIDGYPRTIDGVTTSEDWSCGTTSVLAGAGSVLVVGPRTRDTNAWDRECQEGLSRYLVVDTFKGRDRLLVYPMLDGEPNEYYRS
- a CDS encoding adenylosuccinate synthase; translation: MPALVLLGAQWGDEGKGKATDLLGGSVDYVVRYQGGNNAGHTVVVGDQKYALHLLPSGILSPGCTPVIGNGVVVDPAVLLSELSGLNERGVDTSKLLISGNAHLITPYNVTLDKVTERFLGKRKIGTTGRGIGPTYADKINRVGIRVQDLYDESILTQKVEAALEGKNQLLAKLYNRRAIQADQIVEEMLQYAEQIKPFVADTTLILNKALDDDKVVLFEGGQGTLLDVDHGTYPFVTSSNPTAGGACTGAGVGPTKISRVIGILKAYTTRVGAGPFPTELFDADGEALRRIGGERGVTTGRDRRCGWFDAVIARYATRVNGLTDFFLTKLDVLTGWEQIPVCVAYEIDGKRVEELPYSQTDFHHAKPIYEMLPGWSEDITKAKTFADLPKNAQAYVKALEEMSGAPISAIGVGPGRTETIEINSFL
- a CDS encoding diacylglycerol kinase, translating into MSDHDQLLVIVDPVARRSDGESVRIAKDVLSAGAEAKICLPDGPEEFSRALARRGSRRPVVLGDDRALLRAVALLHRERELAGAALALVPIGAPGALEVAHALGVPRSTPAAARAVLDGAVRRLDLLVDDSDGVVLGDLLVPAAPVLTAATTTVWGTCRSLVRTLVRPAPTAVAVRAHRLRVEADGVLLTDVDTPVQGLTVRSAGGTAEVTVHPSAAPPHHTTAHTLTVSGPDFRYRADGRLTGPVRRRTWTVGAGAWGLTLPREIPGP